The following proteins come from a genomic window of Lycium ferocissimum isolate CSIRO_LF1 chromosome 4, AGI_CSIRO_Lferr_CH_V1, whole genome shotgun sequence:
- the LOC132053808 gene encoding uncharacterized protein LOC132053808 yields MKSDPSKRNLEPFCEFHEGHGHKIEDCHALRLAVAELLEQGHLTELLSEKGKQAYYRNREQGAPPPLPEPKRVVNFITGGVNINITGGLDVNKFTYTSGIKFKRVTTRSEKRDRLALVEDCITFDEADADNTQFSHNDGLVITLRILDTDIKRVFVDQGSAANIINIRVIEEMKLTSKIIHKSIMLTGFNNSTERTLGEIILPVVAGGVELQTAFSIMSSAMAYNMIVRRPWIHAMKAVPSTYHQVIKFPTP; encoded by the coding sequence ATGAAATCAGATCCGAGTAAAAGAAATCTAGAACCTTTCTGTGAATTTCACGAAGGACATGGTCATAAAATCGAGGATTGCCATGCATTGCGATTGGCAGTCGCCGAACTCTTAGAGCAAGGGCACTTGACGGAGTTGCTTTCGGAGAAAGGGAAACAAGCATATTATCGGAACAGGGAGCAAGGAGCGCCACCACCACTTCCCGAGCCAAAGCGAGTAGTTAATTTTATTACAGGTGGTGTAAATATCAACATCACAGGAGGGCTGGACGTCAACAAATTCACTTACACTTCAGGCATAAAGTTCAAAAGAGTAACAACCAGAAGTGAAAAAAGGGATAGGCTGGCTCTCGTTGAGGATTGTATCACCTTCGATGAAGCCGACGCCGATAATACACAATTTTCGCATAATGATGGGTTAGTAATTACTTTGCGCATCTTAGATACTGATATTAAGCGTGTTTTTGTTGATCAGGGAAGTGCTGCCAACATCATAAATATCAGGGTCATAGAGGAGATGAAATTGACGAGCAAAATAATCCATAAATCCATCATGCTCACTGGGTTCAATAATTCAACAGAAAGAACTCTGGGTGAAATCATTTTACCAGTAGTAGCAGGTGGAGTGGAGCTACAAACTGCTTTTTCAATCATGTCCTCTGCAATGGCTTACAACATGATAGTTAGACGTCCTTGGATTCACGCCATGAAAGCCGTGCCATCAACATATCACCAAGTGATCAAATTCCCAACGCCGTAG
- the LOC132051776 gene encoding ethylene receptor 2-like gives MLKTLALALLISSFLVSLTAADNGDPRCNCDDEGFWSVEGILECQRISDLFIAIAYFSIPIELLYFVSCSNFPFKWVLCQFIAFIVLCGMTHLLNFWTYYGQHPFQLMLALTIFKVLTALVSFATAITLLTLFPMLLKVKVREFMLTKKTWDLGREVGLIKMQKEAGWHVRMLTQEIRKSLDRHTILYTTLVQLSKTLDLYNCAIWKPNGSKTEMNLIHELRDRSFNLPIPTSDPDVIEIKGSDGVKMLDADSPLAAASSGGSREPGAVAAIRMPMLKVSNFKGGTPELVPECYAILVLVLPGEQGRSWSNQEIEIVRVVADQVAVALSHAAILEESQHMRETLEEQNRALQQAKQDALRASQARNSFQMVMSHGLRRPMHSILGLLSLLQDDKLGNEQQRLLVDSMVKTSNVVSTLIDDVMDTSTKDNGRFPLEMRHFQLHSMIKEAACLAKCLCAYRGYNFSVEVDKSLPNHVVGDERRVFQVILHMVGNLLKDPNGGILTFRVLPESVSRGGAWKTRRSNSSRDIAYIRFEVGTNNNHSPPEGITSTLPHYSEKRSSRDVDECLSFTVCRKLVQLMQGDIWVIPNPECFDQSMAVVLGLQLRPSIAIGIPEYGESSDHSHSHTLLQGVKVLLADFDDVNRAVTRKLLEKLGCSVSAVSSGSECLRVLGPAVSSFQIVLLDLHLPDLDGFELTMRIRKFGSRSWPLIVGLTATADEDVTGRCLQIGMNGLIRKPVLLPGIADELQRVLLRASRMM, from the exons ATGTTGAAGACATTAGCACTAGCTTTGTTAATTTCATCATTCCTTGTTTCGTTAACGGCTGCTGATAATGGTGACCCTCGATGTAACTGTGATGACGAGGGATTCTGGAGCGTTGAGGGTATCTTAGAGTGCCAAAGAATCAGTGATCTCTTTATTGCGATAGCGTATTTTTCCATCCCAATTGAGCTCCTTTACTTTGTCAGCTGTTCTAACTTTCCATTCAAATGGGTGCTCTGTCAATTTATTGCATTCATTGTTCTGTGTGGGATGACTCATTTGCTCAATTTCTGGACTTACTATGGCCAACACCCGTTTCAGCTTATGCTTGCTCTAACCATTTTTAAAGTCCTCACTGCACTGGTATCCTTTGCCACTGCTATAACCCTTCTCACCCTCTTCCCTATGCTGCTCAAAGTCAAGGTGAGGGAATTTATGCTGACAAAGAAGACTTGGGATCTTGGTCGAGAAGTTGGATTAATAAAGATGCAAAAAGAAGCTGGATGGCATGTTCGGATGCTTACACAGGAGATTCGAAAGTCACTTGACCGTCATACAATACTCTACACAACTTTGGTGCAGCTATCCAAGACACTGGATTTGTATAATTGTGCTATTTGGAAGCCTAATGGGAGTAAAACTGAGATGAACCTAATTCATGAGTTGAGAGACAGAAGCTTTAATTTACCTATCCCGACAAGTGATCCAGATGTAATAGAAATTAAGGGGAGTGATGGAGTAAAAATGCTTGATGCCGACTCCCCACTTGCTGCTGCGAGTAGTGGAGGGAGTAGGGAACCAGGAGCTGTGGCTGCAATTAGGATGCCGATGCTGAAAGTGTCGAACTTCAAAGGCGGAACTCCTGAACTTGTCCCAGAATGTTATGCCATACTGGTTTTGGTTCTTCCAGGTGAACAAGGTAGATCATGGAGCAACCAAGAAATCGAGATAGTCAGAGTCGTGGCTGATCAGGTTGCTGTGGCTCTGTCCCATGCTGCAATTCTTGAAGAGTCTCAGCATATGAGAGAAACATTGGAAGAGCAAAATCGCGCTTTGCAACAAGCGAAGCAGGATGCACTTAGGGCGAGTCAGGCAAGGAATTCATTTCAGATGGTTATGAGCCATGGGCTAAGAAGGCCCATGCACTCAATATTGGGTCTGCTCTCCTTGTTGCAAGATGACAAATTGGGTAATGAGCAGCAGCGGCTTCTTGTGGATTCAATGGTTAAAACCAGTAATGTTGTTTCAACCCTAATAGATGATGTGATGGATACTTCAACAAAGGACAATGGTAGATTCCCTTTGGAGATGAGGCATTTTCAGCTACATTCCATGATAAAAGAAGCTGCTTGTCTTGCCAAGTGTTTGTGTGCCTATAGGGGTTATAATTTTTCCGTCGAGGTCGACAAATCTTTGCCAAATCATGTTGTGGGTGATGAAAGAAGAGTTTTTCAAGTTATTCTTCATATGGTTGGGAATCTCTTGAAGGATCCCAATGGAGGAATTCTCACATTTAGGGTTCTCCCAGAAAGTGTAAGTAGGGGCGGAGCTTGGAAGACGAGGAGGTCAAACTCATCTCGTGACATTGCCTATATCAGGTTTGAAGTTGGaacaaacaataatcattctCCACCAGAGGGAATAACATCCACATTGCCACATTACAGTGAAAAACGCAGCAGTAGGGATGTGGATGAATGCTTGAGCTTCACTGTGTGCAGAAAGCTTGTTCAG TTGATGCAAGGAGACATCTGGGTAATTCCAAACCCAGAATGTTTTGATCAAAGCATGGCTGTCGTTCTTGGGCTTCAACTGCGGCCATCAATTGCCATAGGCATTCCTGAATATGGAGAATCTTCTGATCACTCGCATTCACACACACTCCTCCAAGGTGTTAAAGTTCTGTTAGCAGATTTTGATGATGTGAATAGAGCAGTAACAAGGAAGCTACTTGAAAAATTGGGATGCAGCGTTTCTGCAGTTTCGTCTGGATCCGAATGTCTTCGTGTTCTTGGCCCTGCTGTATCCTCGTTCCAAATTGTCCTTTTGGATCTTCACCTGCCTGATTTGGATGGTTTTGAACTAACCATGAGAATTCGGAAATTTGGTAGCCGCAGCTGGCCATTGATTGTTGGTTTAACTGCAACTGCTGATGAAGATGTTACTGGAAGATGCCTGCAGATTGGAATGAATGGACTTATTCGTAAACCAGTGCTATTGCCAGGGATTGCTGATGAGCTTCAGAGGGTTCTGCTACGGGCAAGCAGAATGATGTGA